TTTAGTAAATAAGAAAATAAAATGTGGAGAATGTGGTTCACCGGTTGGAGAAATAATAATATCTGCTATATCTAAATTAATTCCTTTTTATATCTGCCTTAAACATGGGTGTGAATGGCATGGTTTAACAAAAGCAGATGAGAGAAAAATCAAGTTAAAAATACCACGTCAGGAAATGCCTGAGCAGGATCAAACCTTAAGAGTTCATAATTATCAGGAAGTACCTTATGGTTATACTACTGAATTAGCTCAACTTGAAGCAGGAAGATGTTTGCAATGTAAAAATCCAAAATGCGTTGAAGGTTGTCCTGTAAATATTGATATTCCTTCTTTTATAAGGCTTATTACGGAAAACAAGTTGGATGAGGCAGCTAAAAAAGTTAAAGAAAGAAATGTATTACCTGCAATATGTGGACGCGTTTGTCCTCAGGAAACTCAATGTGAGATAAAATGTATTCTTAGTGTAAAAGACAAACCTGTTGCTATCGGCAGGTTAGAAAGATTTGTGGCAGACTATGAAAGAAAAATGGATCTTGTAAAAGTACCTGTTATTAAAAGTAATACGAATAAAAAAATTGCTATTATAGGTTCAGGCCCAGCAGGATTAACTGTTGCTGCCGATATGCGTCAATTAGGTTACGGTGTTACAATTTATGAAGCATTACACGAAACCGGAGGTGTATTAACATATGGAATACCTGAGTTCAGATTACCAAAATCAATAGTTCAATTTGAAATTAATTATTTAAAGGAGATGGGTTGCCGGATTGAACTAAACCATGTAATAGGAAATATTATTACTATTGATGAATTGTTGGAACATTTTGATGCCGTTTTTATTGGAGTTGGAGCAGGATTACCATTATTTATGAATATTGAAGGAGAAAATTTAGGATATGTATTTTCATCAAATGAATATTTAACTAGGATGAACCTGATGAAAGCATATCGTTTTCCTGAATATGATACACCTATGCCAAAAGGAAATAAAGT
The Bacteroidales bacterium genome window above contains:
- the gltA gene encoding NADPH-dependent glutamate synthase, whose amino-acid sequence is MKLKIPRQEMPEQDQTLRVHNYQEVPYGYTTELAQLEAGRCLQCKNPKCVEGCPVNIDIPSFIRLITENKLDEAAKKVKERNVLPAICGRVCPQETQCEIKCILSVKDKPVAIGRLERFVADYERKMDLVKVPVIKSNTNKKIAIIGSGPAGLTVAADMRQLGYGVTIYEALHETGGVLTYGIPEFRLPKSIVQFEINYLKEMGCRIELNHVIGNIITIDELLEHFDAVFIGVGAGLPLFMNIEGENLGYVFSSNEYLTRMNLMKAYRFPEYDTPMPKGNKVAVIGGGNVAMDSARTAIRNGASEVTIVYRRSRHELPARLEEVHHAEEEGIKFRLLTNPVKYIGTDFNTIKAMECIQMKLGEPDDSGRRRPIPMEDSNFIIECDLVVVAIGTGPNPIIFQSTPDMKRNKWGYIDADRKTNETSKEFVYAGGDIVTGSATVIEAMGAGRIAANAMHKKLSKLKKK